The Flavobacterium johnsoniae UW101 genomic interval TCTTTTTCTTTTTCCTGAGCCAGCAGAAAAACAGGACAGATGAATAAGGCAAAAAGGATCTTTTTAAACATTTTTTAGTTTTAATGAAATACGAACTTATAAAAATCGGCTTCGATCGTCTTTATGAAATGAATAGGTTTTACCATCAAATTTTAATCTCTGAAATTCTTTTTTGACTTTTAAATCGCTTTTTTGCTGAATATCATTTTCTACATCTGCCTCAACAGCATCTTCGTAAGTAAAGATTTTAGAAACCATTAAGTCGTAAAAACCGTTTGTCTGCGTGTCTGAAATACTAATTCCGGCTTCTAGGGTTTCTATTTGATAAGTTCCTCCTCCGTTTGAATCTCCATTTGCAGATCGAATTGGATATTCATATAAAACCTTCTTCATTTTTTTTCCGTCGAAAGATATAATAGTAAATTTTTCTTCAGAATACATTACAACCCTGCTGTTCGAATATACTTCTGTAGTCAAAGCAATTGCACGGGTTGTATCGTTTAATTGCAGTAAATCTTTTAAAACATAAGTTTTGGCAGCTCTTAAACCATCATTTTCATAATAACCAAGATTTTTATCGTTTTCTTCTGCCAGGATTTTTCCGTCTTCGTTATTAACAAAAAGATACTTTCTCTGGTAGTAATTACCTAAATCTTCTTCATTTGATTTTGCTTTTTCAGATTTATTGATAATTGAAATAACGAAAAAAGTAACATTATCATTATAACGAATCGAACTTACATCTTCGGTTTTAATGGAAGCATATCTGATGTTTAAATTTTCTGCTGCTTTCTTGAGCAGACTCAAATCTAGTTCATCTGATGGGATAATGTATTCGCTTTTTTTAAAGATTAGCTTTTCGACTGCTTTGGGGCTTTCAGACTGAACTGCTAACGATGGGGCGTTTTCTTCAATAAGCTGTTTTTCATTCTTCCCGCAGGAGAACAAAAACAGAAAAGCGCCGCTGAGAATTAAGTAGGTTTTAATTTTCATTGGTTTTTGATTTTAAAATTAGGGCTATCAAATATAAAATATTCTGGCTAAGCTTTTTAAATTAAATCAAAAAAATACACTTATAAATTACAGATTCGCAAAAACTCCATTGAATTTGATTCGTAATTTTGTTTCAATCTCAGAATCTTAAACCTAAAAATTTAAGATCTTTTAATTTCATGTCCTGTAAATTCTTCCAAAACAGCAAAGATTTCATCTACAGCAAGCACCTCAAAATCAGGATGATTTTTCAGGAAATTGGCATTCAGCTCAACCAGATTTTCATCTAATTCAAAAAAAATGTTGTTATTTAAAGCATCACGAACCGGGTTTATGCCTTCTAATTTCCCTTTCAGAAATTTTCCCAGTTTAATATTGCTCATGATTCTAACCTTCTTGCTTTGTTCTAAAAACAATTCTAAATGTTTTTCAGCACCAATTAAAGCCAGACCCTCTTCAATAAGTTCATTTAATTCTTTGTTCCAGCCTGAGTTGTAAACAAACTGCGAAAAATTTCCTTCGGCATATTGCGAATAGTAATAATCGAGATAGTAACTCGTAAGCGCATCTTCGTGAATAAGCTCGTCGTCTACGCCTTCTTCGCGCATTAAGTTGATTATCGAAATATTGGAGTGAATAACATCCTGCAGATTTTCACTTTTCATTGCTGTTTCTGAAACTATAATTCTACCGAATTCCATTTGAGTTTGTATTTAGTGTTTTGTTTTGCAAAGTTGAGAGAAAATTTCACGCAACCATTAAAAAAAAAATCACATCTGTATAATTAAATAGCTTTTCATTCCCATAACGAGAATGTAAAAGATTATTTCTTCAGTTTTTACTAATACTCAAAAGCAATTTTTAATTATCTGCATTTAATAAATGCATGTTTAATCAGGCTAAATATGAAATTTTACGAAAGATATTTAAATGGAGAAACAAAAACCGTTTACAATGACATATATAAATTAGGTGATGATGCTTTTCTGCCGGAAAACATTATAGATATTGAGAACGTTTTAACCGAAACATTCGAAAGAACGGCACACAATCTTAATATTATTTATAAGGAACTTACCAATATAAATTACCTTTTTAAAACCAATTTTCAGTTCAATTTTGAACGTCCGTTAGTAAAACCGCTTTCAAACACAGATCAATTATTAGGCGAACTCGAAAAATCGGTGAAGCCATTTGGTTTTATTCCGGCATCGTTAAAAATGTTTTATAAAATTGTGGGTGCCTGCAATTTTGAATGGGATTACGATACAAATGAAAATTTTATCTGGGAACGTGCTGATCCAATTCAGATAGTAAGTCTTGACGATTTTGTTTCTCATGTTTCAGATGAAGACAGTCATGAAGTTTTTCAGGAATGTTTTAAAGAAGATGGTTTTGTTTCATTAGATCTTTCTTCAGATTATCTTCATAAAGACAATATTTGCGGTGGTCTGCCCTATTCACTCCAGATCACACCAAAGCAAAGTATCGATGCTCCTTTTTTACATGAAGAACACAATACTACTTTTATAAACTATTTGAGGATTTGTTTTGAAAACTGTGGTTTTTCAAGAATTACAAATCCCGATTATGCCAATGATTATCTTACTTTTTTTGAAAAAGTAAAGCCTCAGTTAAAAATGATATAACAGGCTGGAAATATTATTAAAACGTTACCAAATAAAAACTTAATATTGAAATACGCAACCATATAAATAAATCCCATCTGTTTAATAAATAGCATTTAACAAGAAATGTTAGTTAACTAAAACCAAAAAATTATGAAACAGATTTTATTTATTTTGAGTATTTTATTCACGCTTACAAGCTGCAGTAACGATGATTCGGCATCGTCAAAAGTAGAATTTACAGATCTGTATCATGCAGATTATTTTAACGGAGATTACAATAATCCAAAAGCAAATCTTGTTATTAAAGACCTGTCAGAATGGAACAAGTTATTGGTAAAACTGGATCTCAATATTAAACCTTGGCAAAACAGCATTAGCACCGATATTGACTTTGAAAAATATACTGTTATTGCAGTTATTGATGAAGTACGTAACTACGGCGGTTTCTCTATAGATATTACCGGAATTACCCAAACTGAAAATCGCATAGTAGTTAAAGTTGAACGATTAAATTCAGGAGGCCTTGCAACAGTAATCACACAGCCTTATCATATTGTTAAAATAGCAAAAACCAACAAAGAAGTAGTTTTCGAATAAATTTTTCATTTCTCTTATTTGTTATACTTTTATAAAACCATAAAGACACTGCATATTGTTTTTATGGTTTTATTATTTTAAACAATGGAAGACCTAACCACAACAATACAATATCTTTGTTCCTTTAATTATATATTTTGGCAGTTATTTTTATAAGAAATCGAAATTAAAAAGACAGACAAATGGGAGTTTTTAACCGGAACAAAAACAAATCTGAAAATATTGAGTTTGAAGAAGCTTTTTCTAGTCTAAAAAGAATGGGAGAAATTGTTCCGAGTGCGAAAAAAACCTTTGAATTACTGACAGAATTCAATTCAAGAACAACAGATTTTGAATGGAATAATTTGATTTCTGAATTTCATAAAATACAATACGCCTCTAACACCAACAGCTATTTTTATTTCTATCTGCCAATAGTCAGTTATATTTTGTATTACAAACCACAATACGAAAAAGAACTTCTGAGATATTTAATTGCGCCTAATTTTGCCAACGGAACATCTGAAACTGATGAAATGATTGAAATAATTCATGGCGCGATGAAATACAAACTCAACGAAAACCAATATTATTTAACTAAAGAAAGTAAACATTGGATTGAAAATGAACTTCCCCAATTACAGAAAGAAGTTAAACGGGAAATTGACGTTTGCTGGAAAGAATTAAATGAATAATAAAACTTAAAAAATGAACCCGACTTTCTTCGCAACTCAAGAAAAATTTAGAGAATGGCTGGAAAAGCATTATAAAAAAGAAACCGAACTGTTAGTAGGTTTTTATAAGGTGAACAGCAAAAAGCCGTCTATGTCCTGGTCAGAATCTGTAGATCAGGCGCTTTGTTTTGGCTGGATCGATGGTGTTCGAAGATCTATTGACGAAGAAAGTTATTCGATACGTTTTACTCCAAGAAAAAAATCAAGTATCTGGAGCGCCATCAACATTAAAAAAGTAGAAGCACTCACAAAAGCCGGATTGATGAAAGAAGAAGGCATAAAAGCTTTTGAATTAAGATCTGAAGAAAGATCCAAAATTTACTCGCATGAAAACGAAGCTTACGTTCTTGATCCCGAACTTGAAAAACAATTTAAAGCCCATAAAACAGCTTGGGAATATTTTAGCAGTCAGGCGCCATCATACAGAAAAGTAATAATACATGTGATTATGAGCGCCAAACAAGAAAAAACCAGAATTGCAAGATTGGAAAAAGCAATAAAATTTAGCGCTGAAGGAAAACGAATGTTGTAAAGGTTGTTGCTTTGATATTTTTTAAACTGTAACTTTATTCCGTCTAAACAAGCTCAGCTATAAAAAAGGAAAATATGGAGGGAAGAACAGCATTAGAATATTACGTTTTAGATGTGTTTTCAAACGAAAGTTACAAAGGAAACCCTCTTTCTGTAGTTTTTACTGATGGAAATTTAAGATTAGAAACCTATAAGGATATCTCTAAAGAATTTGGCTATTCTGAAACCTCTTTTGTCTATTATTCTACAAGAGAAAAAGCACTCGTAGTTCGTTCATTTACCCCAACGGGAATCGAAATCGACGGTGCAGGACATAATTTATTAGGCGCAGTCTGCGGTGCTTTGCTAAAAGGAATGCCCATTTTTGAGGAACAAAACGAAAGCGAGCCTTTTGTAATCATGAAACATTCGGCAATACCTGTAACAGTAAGCTTTGATCCGGTTACTTTTTATCCTGTGGTTCAAATGCATCAAAAATCGGCAGTCATTAAACAGGAAATTCCAACCTATAAAATTGCAGTAGCACTGGGCTTAAAAATTGAGGATTTAGATGTAAGTGCTTTTGTTCCAACAGTAGTTAAAACAGAAGTAGCACACACAATGGTGCCTATAAAAAACAGCCAATTACTGAACAGCTTTGTACCAGATAATCAACTTTTAATCGAAATATCTAAAGAATACAATTTTGAAGGATTTTATTGTTTCACAATTGCCGATGAAGGCCAGGAACATATCGTTGAAACAAGATTTTTTAATCCCATAATCGGAATAAATGAAGATCCTGCAACGGGAACCGCAGCGGGTCCTTTAATTGGTTTTTTAACTCAAAAGAAATTCACCAAATCTGAAAAAGAATATAAAATTCTTCAAGGTGTAAAATTAAAACAAGCCTCAATGATCGAAGTTATGAATCGGGAAGAGGATATTTTAGTAGGCGGTTCATCAATAATTACAATGAAAGGTGAACTTTACATCTAAATAAAAAAAGCTGCATCCAGAAATGCAGCTTTTTTTATATCTAAACTTAGAAATAGAATTTCTTAGTTTGTTTTCATTGGTGGTAAATCGAATGCAACAGAATCGTGTTCGAAGTTGTTTCTGTGTCCGCCATCGCAAAATGGTTTGTTTGCAGATAATCCGCAGCGGCAAAGTCCAAGTGCAGATCTTCCTTGTAAACCGTAAAGCGCTCCTTCCGGATCCATGATTTCGAAATCACCTTCAATTTTAATTGATCCATTTTTATTGATGATTAGTTTTGTCTTGCTCATAAACTTGTTTTTTTGTTTTTTTTCGAATGCAAAGATTGCGAAATAAATCTTGAAGATTTTGCTTGTAAGGCTAGTTTAAACTGGTTCTATTTTATGGGTTTACCGACAGCTATATACGAAGATTTTATTCGATTGTCAGACTGAGCGAAGTCGAAGTCCCGCAAAGATTGATAAATTTATATGAATCGTTCCTACGGAACTCTTATTTTGACAATGGTTCATTTTCAACGGATTAAAATCCGTTGCTACAAAACAAATTGTTCCTACGGAACTTTTATGTAAAGAGCCATTGGCTCGAATTATATTGTAGCAACGGATTTTAATCCGTTGAAAAAATGCGGATAGAAACAAAAGTTCCGTAGGAACGATCCATATTAAAAGTCCTTTTCGTCCTGAATCTCCATGAAACTTAAAAATCTCAATTCTATTCCTTATTTTTGCACTCAATAAAATTGAGTTATGACACAGAATCCAAAGAGATATACAATCACGGCGGCATTACCTTACACAAATGGACCAATCCACATTGGGCATTTGGCGGGGGTTTACGTGCCTGCAGATATATATTCGAGATATTTAAGATTGCAGGGAAAAGATGTAGCATTTATTTGCGGAAGCGATGAACACGGCGTTGCAATTTCAATGAAAGCAAAAAAAGAAGGAGTTACGCCACAAGAAGTTATTGATAAATATGATGGAATTATTCGTAAATCATTTGCTGATTTCGGAATTTCATTCAACAATTACTCTAGAACTTCGGCAAAAATTCATCATGATACGGCTTCAGAATTCTTTAGAACTTTGTATGATAAAGGCGATTTTATTGAAGAAGTTACAGAGCAATTGTACGATGCAAAAGCAAATCAGTTTTTAGCAGACCGTTTTGTGGTTGGAACTTGCCCAAAATGCGACAATCCGGAAGCTTATGGCGATCAGTGCGAAAAATGCGGATCGACTTTGAACGCGACTGATTTGATCAACCCAAAATCGACAATTACAGGAGAAACTCCAATTTTAAAAGAAACAAAACACTGGTTTTTACCTTTAGATAGATATTCTGATTTCTTAACAAAATGGATTCTTGAAGGTCACAAAAACGACTGGAAACCTAATGTTTACGGACAAGTAAAATCCTGGATCGACGGCGGACTTGAGCCTCGTGCTGTAACACGTGACCTTGACTGGGGAATTGACGTTCCGGTTGAAGGTGCCGAAGGAAAAAAATTATACGTTTGGTTTGATGCACCTATTGGTTACATTTCTTCTACGAAAGAATGGGCAGCACGCGAAGGAAAAGACTGGGAACCATATTGGAAAGATGAAGAAACCAAATTGGTTCACTTTATTGGGAAAGACAATATTGTTTTTCACTGTATCATTTTTCCAGCGATGCTAAAAGCTGAAGGAAGCTACATTTTACCAGACAACGTTCCGGCAAATGAGTTTTTAAATTTAGAAGGAAACAAACTTTCGACTTCTAAAAACTGGGCAGTTTGGTTACACGAATATTTAGAAGAATTTCCAGATAAGCAGGATGTTTTACGTTACGCGTTAACATCAAACGCTCCTGAAACAAAAGATAACGATTTTACCTGGAAAGATTTCCAAGCTAGAAACAACAACGAATTGGTTGCTATTTTTGGAAACTTCGTAAATCGTGTTGTGGTTTTAACCAACAAATATTACGATGGTGTTATCCCGACTCCAAACGAATTTACTGAAATCGACGAACAAACTTTAGCTGAATTAAAAGCATATCCAGCCGTGATTTCAAGTTCGGTTGAGCGTTACAGATTCCGTGAAGCTCTGGGCGAATTGATGAATGTTGCTCGTTTAGGAAATAAATACCTTGCAGATGAAGAACCTTGGAAAGTAATGAAAGACAATCCAGAGCGTGTAAAAACACAAATGTATGTAGCATTGCAAATTGCTGCAGCGTTGAGCGTTTTGGCTGAACCGTTTTTACCTTTTACAGCTGCTAAATTGTCTAAAATCCTGAACTTAGGTGATCTTAAAGAACATTTTGAAGGGTTTAGCAAGTTCCTGAAAGAAAGACATCAGGATGCAAACGACATCATTATTGATAAAACATTGGGTTGGAATGATATTTCTGAAAACTCAGATTTAATTCCGGCCGGACATAAAATTGGCGAAGCTGAATTGCTTTTCGCTAAAATAGAAGACGAAGAAATACAAAAACAAATAGATAAATTGGAAGCGACAAAAACCGCAAATATTGCTGAAAACCAAAAAGCAGAACCACAAAAAGATTTAATTCAGTTTGAAGATTTTGCAAAAATGGATATTCGTATAGGAACTATTCTTGAGGCTGAAAAAATGCCAAAAGCAAACAAACTTTTGGTTCTTAAAGTAGATACGGGAATTGATGTTCGTACAATTGTTTCGGGAATTGCAGAGAGTTTTTCGCCAGAAGAAATCATCGGAAAACGTGTTTCTGTATTAGCAAACCTTGCTCCAAGAGCTTTACGCGGCGTTGAAAGTCAAGGAATGATCTTGATGACAACAAATGCCGAAGGAAAACTGGTTTTT includes:
- a CDS encoding YdeI/OmpD-associated family protein, which encodes MNPTFFATQEKFREWLEKHYKKETELLVGFYKVNSKKPSMSWSESVDQALCFGWIDGVRRSIDEESYSIRFTPRKKSSIWSAINIKKVEALTKAGLMKEEGIKAFELRSEERSKIYSHENEAYVLDPELEKQFKAHKTAWEYFSSQAPSYRKVIIHVIMSAKQEKTRIARLEKAIKFSAEGKRML
- a CDS encoding CDGSH iron-sulfur domain-containing protein — translated: MSKTKLIINKNGSIKIEGDFEIMDPEGALYGLQGRSALGLCRCGLSANKPFCDGGHRNNFEHDSVAFDLPPMKTN
- the metG gene encoding methionine--tRNA ligase, whose product is MTQNPKRYTITAALPYTNGPIHIGHLAGVYVPADIYSRYLRLQGKDVAFICGSDEHGVAISMKAKKEGVTPQEVIDKYDGIIRKSFADFGISFNNYSRTSAKIHHDTASEFFRTLYDKGDFIEEVTEQLYDAKANQFLADRFVVGTCPKCDNPEAYGDQCEKCGSTLNATDLINPKSTITGETPILKETKHWFLPLDRYSDFLTKWILEGHKNDWKPNVYGQVKSWIDGGLEPRAVTRDLDWGIDVPVEGAEGKKLYVWFDAPIGYISSTKEWAAREGKDWEPYWKDEETKLVHFIGKDNIVFHCIIFPAMLKAEGSYILPDNVPANEFLNLEGNKLSTSKNWAVWLHEYLEEFPDKQDVLRYALTSNAPETKDNDFTWKDFQARNNNELVAIFGNFVNRVVVLTNKYYDGVIPTPNEFTEIDEQTLAELKAYPAVISSSVERYRFREALGELMNVARLGNKYLADEEPWKVMKDNPERVKTQMYVALQIAAALSVLAEPFLPFTAAKLSKILNLGDLKEHFEGFSKFLKERHQDANDIIIDKTLGWNDISENSDLIPAGHKIGEAELLFAKIEDEEIQKQIDKLEATKTANIAENQKAEPQKDLIQFEDFAKMDIRIGTILEAEKMPKANKLLVLKVDTGIDVRTIVSGIAESFSPEEIIGKRVSVLANLAPRALRGVESQGMILMTTNAEGKLVFVNPDADAPNGATVN
- a CDS encoding protease complex subunit PrcB family protein, coding for MKQILFILSILFTLTSCSNDDSASSKVEFTDLYHADYFNGDYNNPKANLVIKDLSEWNKLLVKLDLNIKPWQNSISTDIDFEKYTVIAVIDEVRNYGGFSIDITGITQTENRIVVKVERLNSGGLATVITQPYHIVKIAKTNKEVVFE
- a CDS encoding PA3715 family protein, with product MKIKTYLILSGAFLFLFSCGKNEKQLIEENAPSLAVQSESPKAVEKLIFKKSEYIIPSDELDLSLLKKAAENLNIRYASIKTEDVSSIRYNDNVTFFVISIINKSEKAKSNEEDLGNYYQRKYLFVNNEDGKILAEENDKNLGYYENDGLRAAKTYVLKDLLQLNDTTRAIALTTEVYSNSRVVMYSEEKFTIISFDGKKMKKVLYEYPIRSANGDSNGGGTYQIETLEAGISISDTQTNGFYDLMVSKIFTYEDAVEADVENDIQQKSDLKVKKEFQRLKFDGKTYSFHKDDRSRFL
- a CDS encoding DMP19 family protein, giving the protein MEFGRIIVSETAMKSENLQDVIHSNISIINLMREEGVDDELIHEDALTSYYLDYYYSQYAEGNFSQFVYNSGWNKELNELIEEGLALIGAEKHLELFLEQSKKVRIMSNIKLGKFLKGKLEGINPVRDALNNNIFFELDENLVELNANFLKNHPDFEVLAVDEIFAVLEEFTGHEIKRS
- a CDS encoding PhzF family phenazine biosynthesis protein, coding for MEGRTALEYYVLDVFSNESYKGNPLSVVFTDGNLRLETYKDISKEFGYSETSFVYYSTREKALVVRSFTPTGIEIDGAGHNLLGAVCGALLKGMPIFEEQNESEPFVIMKHSAIPVTVSFDPVTFYPVVQMHQKSAVIKQEIPTYKIAVALGLKIEDLDVSAFVPTVVKTEVAHTMVPIKNSQLLNSFVPDNQLLIEISKEYNFEGFYCFTIADEGQEHIVETRFFNPIIGINEDPATGTAAGPLIGFLTQKKFTKSEKEYKILQGVKLKQASMIEVMNREEDILVGGSSIITMKGELYI